TTCCTAATACACTCTACTCAACTTGAGCTTCTCCAAAAGCTGCAACCTTTTTTCCGTTTATTCAATTAAATATTCGACTAGGTTAAGTTTTGGTTAAGTTAGTTTTCTTGGTTTGAAAATTAATGTATGACTTAGAATCTGAATTCATATTTACACTTGCTTCCTTTTgaacataaaactaaactaaatattgaTAAACGgtatttattctattatttacAGAGTGATTTTTCGCCATCGAATTTTCATGCTAAAAGTTAAGATAGTTAAAATCGTTGATacatttaatgaataaaatgtataaattagtcaaaaaaaaaacgaatttaaagttgatttgattagataaaaattatccaaaatctaaaaagatatcttaatataaaatatatatatatatatatttttgtgttgttatcaaaaatatctcttaattaaaaagttaaaaattaaaaacaaaaaagcatagctaaatattaatcaatttttatttaatattataaaattggAAAAGAATATTGAGTGATTTCTGtgaataattttattagtaatgaatatagtatacatataaactttaaaaaaatacaatatgtaaaaaaatcaaatgaaaacataaattaataatttatcattatagtCTTTTAATTATTAATGCGGGCCAACAACCAAGTAATTAATATTAGCCTTATTAAAAAGGTTCTTTCTATCTTAATTTCTAACTAGAccttgatccgtgcgaccgcacgaatattaagtttttttagtTATTCCTTAGTTATGGAGAGAATAGATGAAACAACACCAACTTAGTTTAATACTACGATTCTTGCAAATATTTatggaaagaaaaataataagagttagatgtattaaatttattttagtgttttaagATCATGTACTGTGAATAGAGAAATATGTTCATGTAATGTTATTTATTGGATAGTTAATAAGGTTTATTGTTATTtataatcaataatattttcaaccggaaaaaacaaagaaataaattcagtgaaattcaaaaataaataactcCCTTACACAAATGCAcccattttaaaattataaggaatataatataaaatttaaataccaTAAATGTAGGAGGATgtatttggaaataatattttaaaattgtggtCAAAATTTGGCATTGAAtttgaaaatatcttttttGTCGACTGACTGATAAATGTGAGATGTGTTTCTataattattagtatatttaggtttatccaaatatattactttatcatattttaatataataaagttgtgaaatttgaaattattgACATATGAAAAATAACCAGACAATATGATATAATTCATGTTCGATATTTTTAGACATGTGTATTTAAAAAGTGCAGAAAACATATGATTCAACTATGGTAAGAATCTACCTTTTATTATAACTATAGTTATTTAAGGTAAtcgtatatataaatatttaatattccaacgatttttttatttttgttaatttaaaattgatcttTATGATATGTATTTATTAATCtaaaaagacaaagaaaactaaaaaacagaTTTATTGATCGTCAGTGGCATGATAGTGTAAATAAGTTGAAAAAATAAAGAGTAATTCATaagtgtacttctgttttaataatatagattctagtaaaattaaatatttgtattaacaGAAATATTATATACAACCTTTTTAAGAATACTAATACGAACCAAATTTGGTTTTGAAACTGAAAGATAATGAATAGCGAAGGGTGAAGTCCCTCACCCTCTGACTAAGCCCCTCCATTACTTTCGGTGGTATCCTCTTGTTTTCTCTCCTTATCACTTCCTGAGACGCCTCACGTAAGTTTTGAATCCCACGTCCTAGTTTTGCAATCGAAGGAGCTGAAGGAAGAGTCTCAGCTGCACACATGATCCCCTTTTCATAGTAGAGCAACCCCGCAAAAGTAGCAAGACTGACTCCAAACATAGCCACTGGTAAGGTGCCTATAGGTGTTGCTCGTCTTCTCCTTATTATCATTGTATAAAGTGTAGCTTGTACGGAAAATAAGCTGGTATCTTGCGCAGAAGATAATATATACTCTGTTACTCCGCTGAACCTGATTATCTCCGAGGATAAAGATGTTTTTCCCAAAAACATTGCCTTTTGCGTGTTTCTCAAGAAAAGTTTCAACGGAGCTAGGGCTTTAAACGCTGAAACGGCCTTGGTTAGTTTTAAAGCACCTGCACCGACCGCagcaattggttttaagttggaatcATTACTACTACAATCCAGTAGCGTATGCTCGGTAGACATATCTTTGACTTCTTGAGGAACACAAGTTCTCCAGTGTCTCCTGAGACCTGCGAGGTTACCTGCGTCTACTACTGCTACTATGTTCTTAAACTTTTTAGCCTGATCACGGAGACTATCTGCCATAAGTGCATAAGATTTCTCCGTAGAAGAGAGCTTTGAGAACTGAACTTGGGTTTGGTTTGATAGCCTGATGGGTTGCCTACCAGAATTGTTCAAAGCAATTCTTATACCTTCAACTGCAGTTCTGAAAAGGTATACTTCAGAAAGAAGAGCCTCTTTATCAATGGTTTCCCCTCTGTTTACATCAGACAACATCTTTGTGGCACTGTCTAAAGCTTTCCTAATAGCTGGGCGACCATTGAATATGTTGTGAAGAGTAACAAGCAAGTTATAAATGGAGTAAGCAAATAGTGGAAGCTCAGGAGAATCGGACTTTGTCTCGTTGGCAAGATTGCTTGATGGGCTAATCTCTTTACTGAGGTGAGTACTATGCGAAGTTAACAGTTTCAACATCAAGGCATGTGCATCATTGGTTATAGCAGAGCCATAATAATATTGTGCTTTGAGAGATTTTGATAGACTTTCCATAATAAAAGGAGAGTCAAGTACCATAAACGATGAACCAACCTCCTCAGCCACCTTTTTGACAGCCAACACATGTCCATTGAAACTTGTCCCAAAAATCTCCTTCAAAACCAACTTCCCGGCAACACTTTCGTACTTTTCTTTGTTAAATGTTTTGTCTAGAAAACAACGTGTAAGAACTTTAAAAGCTGACGTGGGGATGGAATCATTAGAGCCATCATCCATCTCTTGAGCTTCTTCTCTAAGATCTGAACCGTTCACTTGAGTCACTACAGCATCAGGACGAAGCTCCCGTATAAGACACTCGGCATCAATAACAGATCTAAGAGAAAAGTTCTGAGCAGAGAGTATGTAAATAGTGGAGTCATGCTCGGGGACTTTGATTGCAAACACAAAGGTCTTTGTGCTCTCAGGCACAGATAGTGTGTTTACAATCTCCTTTGAGTCTCTCAGGTCAGTATCAAACATTGAAACGGACCATATGTTTCGCAGATAATCCACAAAATTATATGCCATTATTCCAAACGTAGCTCAGATGAAACCCTAGTGTTCTTTCACAGAATTTAGTAGCGTATCCTTCAAGGCAGCGAGTCTAGATTCTGATGATCGAGACAGCAGAAAGATGGAGGAAGACTCTGAACAACAATAGACAAATTTGATAATCTAAGTGATTGCATTGCCCAACAGGCTACGTTATATATAGATGGGATCTTGCCATATTTTTGTacaactaaaaaggaaaaaccaAATAATTTCCTTTTATTAGAATCTGAATTTGTATTTgttatgttcaggtttggatCAACCTAAacacttttatattgataatcgTATTAAttgatactagattttgacccgcgctttcaggttatttttggtttatttttggtgaaaactttatataatcacatttatataatccgtcttgtatatgcatttatataacccgtttCATATATGTATTGTATATCCGAGTTTATTttcggttaaaactatattgtaaatgtatttttaggtttttaattttgaattagatatattaaatataaatcaatataacagttttatagttttgatcggtgttttgaaacccgactcggaccCGCCGTTGAACGGGTTACCGGTTGGTAAcctgatatttttaatattgtgatttttttaatgataagacaaatttggtgatcataagttggaaatttgtttaaaatatatttatattttcaaaattgttttaaatgataatgattgttgtcaaaattaataattttagaattaactAAAATCTTAAAGAATAATCGGCATGCTattattgaatttaaataacttacCAGTCTAACCAAACTCGTAACGGAACCAAACGACTTCACCGAAAACTTTAGTTCTATTCGGCAATATTCAACCCTATTATCATTTCGAATCAGAAAATAATCAATAGTAGATGAGAttagatttaggaaaaagcggtttaaaaccaaaccattaaatagttttgAACGACGCAGTTTAAAACATGATCGGTtggaaaaatactaaaatgatgcagtatcaaacatggaaataatcacAGACcgaaattgaattaggaaaccggcGTAGAATGTCCACAATACCCTTAATTAATACAAAGGAAAGACTCCTTAATAAgagtaaaaagaataaaaatacaaatatgcttctactttaatagtatagatttgttaatttaaaattgatcttTATGATATGTATTTATTAATCtaaaaagacaaagaaaactaaaaaacagaTTTATTGATCGTCAGTGGCATGATAGTGTAAATAAGTTGAAAAAATAAAGAGTAATTCATaagtgtacttctgttttaataatatagattctagtaaaattaaatatttgtattaacaGAAATATTATATACAACCTTTTTAAGAATACTAATACGAACCAAATTTGGTTTTGAAACTGAAAGATAATGAATAGCGAAGGGTGAAGTCCCTCACCCTCTGACTAAGCCCCTCCATTACTTTCGGTGGTATCCTCTTGTTTTCTCTCCTTATCACTTCCTGAGACGCCTCACGTAAGTTTTGAATCCCACGTCCTAGTTTTGCAATCGAAGGAGCTGAAGGAAGAGTCTCAGCTGCACACATGATCCCCTTTTCATAGTAGAGCAACCCCGCAAAAGTAGCAAGACTGACTCCAAACATAGCCACTGGTAAGGTGCCTATAGGTGTTGCTCGTCTTCTCCTTATTATCATTGTATAAAGTGTAGCTTGTACGGAAAATAAGCTGGTATCTTGCGCAGAAGATAATATATACTCTGTTACTCCGCTGAACCTGATTATCTCCGAGGATAAAGATGTTTTTCCCAAAAACATTGCCTTTTGCGTGTTTCTCAAGAAAAGTTTCAACGGAGCTAGGGCTTTAAACGCTGAAACGGCCTTGGTTAGTTTTAAAGCACCTGCACCGACCGCagcaattggttttaagttggaatcATTACTACTACAATCCAGTAGCGTATGCTCGGTAGACATATCTTTGACTTCTTGAGGAACACAAGTTCTCCAGTGTCTCCTGAGACCTGCGAGGTTACCTGCGTCTATGATAAGTTCTTActtatcttcttcctcttcttctctgtaaCTCAGATATTGTAAACTCAGAACAATCGATAATAAAGGAATACTTCAATAGATTCAATCTCGAAATCCAAATCCAGAAATACAAATCCAATACTGAGAAAGCTATGATCTCATAACGATCATAGGGAAGATCTCATGTCGATACTTCTCAACAATACTCAGCATGAACATTCCAAATGACAAACAACAAGTATTTATTCAAAAGCGTAAAACAGAAATTGTAACTGCAAAGCCTCTCTTTCCACTCGCGGCTTTGCTCATTCCTCTTGACCCAAACCTTCGGAGTCACCCAGAGTCTCTGCCTCCTCTGTTTCCTTCGATGTGTTTTGAATAACTCCCGCCACTCTGTCCTTTCTCTTCTCACTTCCATTCTTCAACTTCTTCCTGAAATAGATACGCTGCAACGTATCATTACCCCGCCCCACGAGACTCAGCTTGTCCTCAAGCGGAAACGATGGAAACTGACGCGCAAACTCCCATCCCAACATCCACGACGACTCATGATCAGGAAGACTAGCCCACTTAACCAACACCTCCAAATACCCATCACTCGTGTAACGTGTCTCCACAATAGACTCCGGAATCAACACAAATTCACCTTGATCCGAAAAAGTCGTTGGCAAAGGAGTAAACTGCTGAGAAGAGCCCACCACTGCTTTGAGTTGAGAAACATGAAAGACAGGGTGAACTCGAGACCCCTCAGGTAACTTCAACCGATATGCGACCTTGCCAATCCGCTCCAAAATTTCAAATGGTCCATAGAATTTAGCAGACAACTTCTGACAGATACGACGAGTCACAGAATGTTGACGGTAAGGACGAAGTTTCAAGAAAACCGCATCACCCACTTGAAATGTCACTTCCCTTCTGTGCTTATCGGCAGAACGCTTCATCAACACTTGAGCTTTCTCCAGAAAAGTCTTTAGCTGAGATAACATTCTGTCACGTTCCATAAGCATGCTCTCCAAATCAAAGTTGGTAGTAGACCCCTGCTCATAGCGAAGAAGAGAAGGAGGATCTCGCCCATAAACCACCTTGAACGGAGTAGTATGAATAGCTGTATGGTAACAAGTATTATACCAAAATTCAGCCCAGCTTAAGAAACGATACCAAGTCTTAGGGTGAGCAGACGAGAAGCACCGCAAGTAAGTCTCCAAACATCGATTGAGGACTTCAGTCTGGCCATCCGTTTGAGGGTGAAAAGCCGTACTATACTTCAGTTGCGTACCAGAGAGTTTAAAACATTCCTTCCAAAATGAACTGAGAAAGACCTTGTCTCTGTCAGACACAATGGAAGAAGGAAACCCATGGAGCTTCACCACTTCAGAAATGAACTTAGACGCCACTTCACTAGCCGTGTACGGGTGCTTGAGACCAAAGAAATGCCCATACTTGCTAAGGCggtcaacaaccacaaagatcaCACTAAAACCACCCGAAGCAGGTAAGCCATCAATGAAATCCATGCTGATGTCTTGCCATACTTGAGAGGGTATAGGTAAAGGTTGTAACAGACCAGCAGGTGTGAGTGTAGACGTCTTATGCGTTTGGCAAACCACACATTGAGAAACATATTCTTGAACTAACAAGCGCATGCCCTTCCAGTGAAAAGTTTGTTGAATACGCTTCAAAGTCTTCAGTACGCCAGAGTGTCCTCCAGCCAAGCTGTCGTGACACTCTTGCAGTATCAAAGGAATGAAACGAGATGTATGTGGAATAACCAAACGCTTCTTATACCATAGCTTGCCATCGACGACAGAGTAACCTTTTTTCACAGGTTCTCCGGCTAGAATCCGTTGCTTAAGAGCCCGAATGTCATCCGATAACTCAACCTCTGCATAGATATCTTGTAGTTGGATAACATGCGGAACAATTAAGGACAACAGAGACGAGCTAGTCTCCACGACAGAGTCCTGCATCTGACGAGAAAGACCATCGGCAGCTTTATTTTCAATGCCAGGCTTGTACACAATATCGAACTGAAACCCCATCAAACGAGTCAGCCAACGCTGATATTCCATAGAAACTTCACGTTGCTCTAGGAGAAATTTCAAGCTCTTCTGATCAGTGTGTACAACGAAACGCCTGCCAAGCAAGTAGTGTTTCCACTTCAAGATTGCCATGACAATAGCCATCAATTCACGCTCGTAGATCGGCTTCAAACGTTCACGAGGAGTCAAACTGTGGCTAAAGTAAGCAATAGGACGCTTATTCTGCATAAGCACAGCCCCCAACCCATATCCTGAGGCATCCGTCTCCACAATGAAAGGAATCGAGAAGTCAGGCAATGCTAGGACAGGAGTTGAAGACATCGCTTTCTTAAGCTTATCAAAAGCAGTTTGAGCTTCAGGAGACCAAAGAAAACCATCTTTACGCAACAAATCAGTCAGGGGTTTAGCGATAACGCCATAGCCCAAAACATAGTTGCGGTAATAACCGGTTAAACCCAAAAATCCCCGAAGTTCCTTGACTGTACGCGGAGTAGGCCATTTGAGCATAGCAGCAGTCTTGGTAGGATCAGTGGCAACACCATTAGCAGTGATAATGTGTCCCAAATAATCCACCTGTTTCTGAGCAAATACACACTTCTTCTGATTAGCAAACAATTTCTGTTCTGCTAAGACCTGTAACACCACGCGCAAGTGCTCCAAATGCTCAGTCTCATTAGCACTGAAGACCAAAATGTCATCAAAGAAGACCAGAACAAAACGTCTCAGGTAAGGTCGAAAAATCTGATTCATTAGGCCTTGAAAGGTTGCCGGAGCATTCAtaagaccaaatggcatcacaagAAATTCATAGTGACCCTCATGAGTACGAAATGCCGTCTTCTCAACGTCAGACTCCTTCATGCGAATCTGGTGATAGCCGGAACGCAAGTCGAGTTTCGAAAACACTGCAGCACCAGCCAACTCATCCAATAGTTGATCAATCATAGGGATAGGGTACTTATCAGGAATTGTGGCTCTGTTTAGTGCTCTGTAGTCGACGCAAAAACGCCAAGAAGAATCCTTTTTGCGCACCAGAAGCACTGGACTGGAGAACGGACTGCAACTAGGTCGAATAATCCCACTCTTCAACATTTCTGAGACCATAACTTCCATCGCTTCTTTACTGGCATGAGGGTAACGATATGGACGCACTGATATTGATGTCACTCCCGGAGTTAAATGGATCGAGTGTTCTCTGCCCCTCACCGGTGGTAACTCAGTTGGAATCGCAAAAACGGATGTAAATTGATCCAAAATAGTTTGCACCGGGGGAGACACAGGTAGTGTAACATTCTCAGAAGCATTTAACTCCAACACTTCTACCATCTTTGAAACTTGAAGTGTCTTGAGTGCCACGGAACCCTTTTGTAATGATGGATCCCCACGCAGAGTTAACATCTTACCTCCATGCTTGAAAGACATCTCATGTGATTCCCAATTCATCAAACAGTTCCCTAGTGTTCTGAGCCAAGAAATCCCGAGAATCACATCAACTCCACCCAATTCTAAAGCCACGAAATCACCAGTGAACGAGCCCTCTTGTAGTGAGAAAGGAACACGAAGGCATACTCCCATAGCTTCAACTGTCACTCCAGTTCCCAACAGAACCTGAAAACGCTTCTCGGTAGACAGAGGAAGTCTTCCCCTCTCAACCACATGCGGAGCTACAAAATTATGAGTAGCGCCACTATCGATCATAACCACACATTCATTGGAGCCAAAGATCCCTTTAAGCTTGGTTGTAGTTGGAGTATCAATGCCCAAGAAAGCATTCAGCGACAGCTCAATCTGTCTTTGATCAGTCTCAATACTCTCCATACTAACAGCTTCACAATATTCATCCAAAATCTCCACTTCGTACCCGTTAATGACTGTTAAAACCTGCAACTCTTTCTTAGGACAAGTATGCGGTTTGATATAAGGACCTTTGCACTTGAAACAAACACCATCACGCCTCATCTGATCCAGTTCTGCATCAGTATGACGCACACGAGGACGATCTGTAGCAGCTGTAGTAGAACCCCTCTCTGTTCCGTACGGTGCACGACTCGCATTTGCATTAGAAGCAGACCAAGTTTTGTTAGTGGAAACTTGTGTTGTTCTCTTGTATTTGGAGTCTTGTACCGCTGAACTGATAGACTTACAGAACGCACTACCTTCCATCCCAATGACTGCAGTAATATGATCAGTAAGTCCCTTAGGTTCCTTCATCTTAATCACTTCCTGCATCTCTGGTTTGAGACCATTATAGAACACATCCACCAAATTCCTCTCATCCACTCCTGTAACAATCGAACGTAATGCCTCAAACTCATTCACATACTCCATAATCGTGCCTGTTTGTTGCAAAGAGAACAGACGTTTGCCAGGCTCATCTTCCAAGCGTTGACGGAAACGCTGCACCAGACGACGCTTAAACTGTAGCCAGTCAGTAAAAGGATCGTTTTCCATCTCGGCGTTGAACCAATTCAGAACTGGTCCCTCCAAACTCATCGAAACAAACTGCAATCTCTCCCTGCCATGAAAATTTCCAATACGAAAGTATCTCTCCACACGTGCCAACCACTCAAACGGATTCGTACCAGAAAAAATCGGCATCTCCACTTTCTTCAACAAACTTTCATGATTTTCAAAAACCGAAGGAGGAAGTTGATAACCAGTAGCCATACCTCCTGGATTTGCAAGATTAGCTCGCGAAGAAGACGAAATATCCGGAATCGGAGGTCCTGGAGTCTCGATCTGCTTCCCTTGAGCTTTCTCAGTTTGTTGATCCAACAACAACTGAGTCAACCGATCAAAACGCTTATCTAACGAGTCGAAACGAGCTTCATAAGTCGAGATACGCATCTCGATCGATTTGAAATGTTCATCTGTCACCTTCGCTCCGATCTGTAGTCGTTCGCACTCAGAGTGAAGAAACGAGAGCTCGTAGTTCGTCGACATCTTCGAATCACCACAATCACCTGAAACCTCATCGCCATCATCAAATGAAGCCATCGCACTGCTCGATCGTCACAAACGCACCAATTTGATAAGTTCTTActtatcttcttcctcttcttctctgtaaCTCAGATATTGTAAACTCAGAACAATCGATAATAAAGGAATACTTCAATAGATTCAATCTCGAAATCCAAATCCAGAAATACAAATCCAATACTGAGAAAGCTATGATCTCATAACGATCATAGGGAAGATCTCATGTCGATACTTCTCAACAATACTCAGCATGAACATTCCAAATGACAAACAACAAGTATTTATTCAAAAGCGTAAAACAGAAATTGTAACTGCAAAGCCTCTCTTTCCACTCGCGGCTTTGCTCATTCCTCTTGACCCAAACCTTCGGAGTCACCCAGAGTCTCTGCCTCCTCTGTTTCCTTCGATGTGTTTTGAATAACTCCCGCCACTCTGTCCTTTCTCTTCTCACTTCCATTCTTCAACTTCTTCCTGAAATAGATACGCTGCAACGTATCAGTCTACTACTGCTACTATGTTCTTAAACTTTTTAGCCTGATCACGGAGACTATCTGCCATAAGTGCATAAGATTTCTCCGTAGAAGAGAGCTTTGAGAACTGAACTTGGGTTTGGTTTGATAGCCTGATGGGTTGCCTACCAGAATTGTTCAAAGCAATTCTTATACCTTCAACTGCAGTTCTGAAAAGGTATACTTCAGAAAGAAGAGCCTCTTTATCAATGGTTTCCCCTCTGTTTACATCAGACAACATCTTTGTGGCACTGTCTAAAGCTTTCCTAATAGCTGGGCGACCATTGAATATGTTGTGAAGAGTAACAAGCAAGTTATAAATGGAGTAAGCAAATAGTGGAAGCTCAGGAGAATCGGACTTTGTCTCGTTGGCAAGATTGCTTGATGGGCTAATCTCTTTACTGAGGTGAGTACTATGCGAAGTTAACAGTTTCAACATCAAGGCATGTGCATCATTGGTTATAGCAGAGCCATAATAATATTGTGCTTTGAGAGATTTTGATAGACTTTCCATAATAAAAGGAGAGTCAAGTACCATAAACGATGAACCAACCTCCTCAGCCACCTTTTTGACAGCCAACACATGTCCATTGAAACTTGTCCCAAAAATCTCCTTCAAAACCAACTTCCCGGCAACACTTTCGTACTTTTCTTTGTTAAATGTTTTGTCTAGAAAACAACGTGTAAGAACTTTAAAAGCTGACGTGGGGATGGAATCATTAGAGCCATCATCCATCTCTTGAGCTTCTTCTCTAAGATCTGAACCGTTCACTTGAGTCACTACAGCATCAGGACGAAGCTCCCGTATAAGACACTCGGCATCAATAACAGATCTAAGAGAAAAGTTCTGAGCAGAGAGTATGTAAATAGTGGAGTCATGCTCGGGGACTTTGATTGCAAACACAAAGGTCTTTGTGCTCTCAGGCACAGATAGTGTGTTTACAATCTCCTTTGAGTCTCTCAGGTCAGTATCAAACATTGAAACGGACCATATGTTTCGCAGATAATCCACAAAATTATATGCCATTATTCCAAACGTAGCTCAGATGAAACCCTAGTGTTCTTTCACAGAATTTAGTAGCGTATCCTTCAAGGCAGCGAGTCTAGATTCTGATGATCGAGACAGCAGAAAGATGGAGGAAGACTCTGAACAACAATAGACAAATTTGATAATCTAAGTGATTGCATTGCCCAACAGGCTACGTTATATATAGATGGGATCTTGCCATATTTTTGTacaactaaaaaggaaaaaccaAATAATTTCCTTTTATTAG
This genomic stretch from Raphanus sativus cultivar WK10039 chromosome 3, ASM80110v3, whole genome shotgun sequence harbors:
- the LOC108845226 gene encoding uncharacterized protein LOC108845226 codes for the protein MAYNFVDYLRNIWSVSMFDTDLRDSKEIVNTLSVPESTKTFVFAIKVPEHDSTIYILSAQNFSLRSVIDAECLIRELRPDAVVTQVNGSDLREEAQEMDDGSNDSIPTSAFKVLTRCFLDKTFNKEKYESVAGKLVLKEIFGTSFNGHVLAVKKVAEEVGSSFMVLDSPFIMESLSKSLKAQYYYGSAITNDAHALMLKLLTSHSTHLSKEISPSSNLANETKSDSPELPLFAYSIYNLLVTLHNIFNGRPAIRKALDSATKMLSDVNRGETIDKEALLSEVYLFRTAVEGIRIALNNSGRQPIRLSNQTQVQFSKLSSTEKSYALMADSLRDQAKKFKNIVAVVDAGNLAGLRRHWRTCVPQEVKDMSTEHTLLDCSSNDSNLKPIAAVGAGALKLTKAVSAFKALAPLKLFLRNTQKAMFLGKTSLSSEIIRFSGVTEYILSSAQDTSLFSVQATLYTMIIRRRRATPIGTLPVAMFGVSLATFAGLLYYEKGIMCAAETLPSAPSIAKLGRGIQNLREASQEVIRRENKRIPPKVMEGLSQRVRDFTLRYSLSFSFKTKFGSY